Genomic window (Planococcus sp. MSAK28401):
ATACATACGATAAGGGGCGTACATATAACAGAGTCGCCGTTCCATTTCTGCGCTCGCCAGCAATACTGCCCATATAAGCGAGAACGAGGACAAGCATGCCGATCAGCTGGAATTGGCCCATGACCGCCACCAGCAATTGTTCGGGTTCAGGATCCGGCAATTCGATGACGGCACCGTCTGGCAAACCGCCTGTTGCATCGAGAATCTGAGGAAGGAAATAATTCGATAAAGGTTCTGTGACGCCTAACAAAATGAAGACGACGGGAATCCAGAATATTTTATAATTGCGCAGGTTCTCACGCCATTCCTTCAATAGCAGTGTCGAAAATTGGTTCATTTTCCTGCCACCACCTTCAAGAAAATATCTTCCAGGCTGGCGGTCTGTTGTTCGACCCCAACCACGGGCAGGCTCTTGACTGACAAGAAGCGGAACACATCCTGCATGATCGGCCCTTCCGCCTTTATAGGAATAATGGCCGCTGTGCCCTGAATGGCAGCTGGCCAAGGTGATTCGCGCACAAACCTTTCCGCAGCGTTAGTGTTCTCAAAACGAATTCGAATTTGCGGATCTGCGTAACGGCTGCGTACCTGATTAAGAGAACCGTGTTCCACCAGGCGCCCATTTTGCAAAAACAATAGCTGGTCCGTCATTTCTTCGGCATCGTTCAAAATATGGGTGGAGTAAAGAATCGTCGTTTGCCCGAGCAATGACTTCAATAGCTCCATCACTTCCCTTCTTCCCGTCGGATCCAAGGAAGAAATCGGTTCGTCCAAAAGCAGCAGACTCGGCTGATGCACCATCGCCTGCGCCAATCCAAGCCGCTGCTTCATGCCTCCTGAAAAACCGCCGATTTTCTTATTGGCCACTTGACCAAGTCCGACAAACCCCAGTGTCCGTTCTGCCTGCTGGCGGGCTTTTTTGGAATCGACGCCGCTTAGCTTAGCGGCCATTTCCGTAAACTCCAAAGCCGTCAGCCAGGGAAAGAATCTCGGATATTGCGGCAAGAAGCCGATTGATAAGTTTTTCTTGCACTGGATTTCTCCTGCTGTCGCTTCCAATAACCCCGCAAGCATCGACAGCGTCGTGGTCTTTCCGGCACCATTTGGCCCGATCAATGCCGTCGCACTGCCTTCTGCAAGTTCAAAGCCCAACCCGTCAACTGCTTGTTCAGTACCGAAGCGCTTTGATAATGACCTGACTTCCAATACGTTCAATAATTCCGCCTCCCTATGACAAAGTACAGAATCGGCCCGATGATATTCAGCAAGATGATGATTGCCGCCCACATCCATTTCGGACCGTTCGGATTCGGGTTTCTGATCAAATCCACTAATGCGAATATCATCAATGCGATCTGCAAAATCAGAATAGGCAGCACTAATAGAATTGTACGTTCATCCAACATGTCCACGTTCCCCCCTGCATCTTTTTTCTCTATTGTTATTTCGGTATGGCTGTCGGCTCTCCCTGCAACAGCATAAAAAAAGACCGCAATCAGCGGTCTTTCCAGCACTCATCACATTACCATTTCAGTTTAAGCAGCACTTGCCGAAGAGCATCCCTGTGCTCTTTGTTGATCGGCCATCCGTCGATTTCCTCGAGCAATTGCTGACGGCTGCCGAAGCCTTTGACAAACCCGTTCAGCCGGGCTGCGAAAGTCGACGGCGTCAGAAGCCCCAGCTCGGGATAAAGTTCTGCCAATTGTTCAAGGGCTTTCGGATAGCGTTTTAAATAATATTTCTGATGGCGCTCCTCCGCTTCCGTAAATCCGTCGAACGGCCGGATTTCCGTTTCGACCGGCTCGTTCAGTTGCTGCTCTTTTTCTATCTTCAGTTTCTCAATGACGTACTTTTGCTCTTCGGACTGCCAAAACAGCAAGGAAATGTATTGGCGCCCTTTGTATGCGTCGCGGTTCGGGTAATGGCTGCGCCAAAATTCCCTGACGATTTCTTCAAAGCGGATTTGTTCAGGATTAAATGCCACTTGGATGGTTTCCGTATGGTCCCCCATCTGCCGGTATGTGGGATTGTCCGAAGTGCCGCCTGCATAGCCGGTCCGTGTCCGGATTACGCCAGGCAATGAACCGAACTGTGCATCCGGGCTCCAAAAGCAGCCCATCCCGAAGGTTGCGGTTTCGAGATTCATTGTGTCCGGCAAGTCCTGTTCAAGTGCTGAAATTATTGTGTTCTCCATATGAGGTTCCTCTCCTTAAGAGCCACGCTTTGTGCTTTGGGCCATTTTTCCTTATGATAGTAGCAAGGAGTCCATCAAACAAATCGAACGAAAGCAGGTGTATCTGCATGACTGCGCGTAAACAGGACATCACCGCTTATTTCCGCTCACTTGACCGGGGTTCGTTCATGGATCGCCATCAGCAAGATGCCGGGCGAGACGAAGCTTTGCCAATTGGATATGGCCAGACGATTTCACAACCTTCACTCGTTTTGGAAATGACGGTTGCCCTCGATCTCGAAGACCATCACAAAGTGTTGGAGATCGGCACAGGATCGGGTTTCCAGACAGCGCTTCTGGCAGCTTTTTCACGTGAAGTCTATACAGTCGAGAAGATTCCGCAGCTAGCTGAGAGCGCAAAAAAGCGGCTCGAAGCGAAAGGGTTCGAAAACATCTCGTTCCTGCTGGGCGATGGCAGCCTCGGCTGGTCTGAACATGCACCGTACGACCGGATCATCGTCACTGCTGCCGCCTCGGATATTCCGAAAGAATTGGTGGACCAATTAGCAAACGGCGGGCGCATGCTCATCCCTGTCGGCAATCAGTACAGCCAGGACCTTCTCGCCATCGACAAATCCAGCGATGGGAGATTGGAAAAGACAGCGCTTGAAGCGGTCCGCTTTGTCCCATTGAAAGGGAAGTATGAAAATTAGTGTATAGTAAAGTGACGAGGATTAATCGCTATCCTTTGAAGCATTACGCAAGACCGACCAGCCAAGCAAAAACAGGAAAGCGGCTGTTCCGAGCCATAACGATTCGTAGAAAACAGGGTCCCCAGTGTCCCTGACTGTATGAAGATTCAACAGCAGGCGGAATACCAGGCTGTCGAATACCAGCAACACGCCGCCTCCAATCAATGCACTGCCTGAAAAGCGCGCTGGCCAAAAGGCTTTTCGCCTGGCCAAATCGGCAGCGATCCATAGAGAAAACACCGTCAATGCCCAGCCGATGACCTGGTAAATTCCTTCCCCGGTCAAAATCGCTTGGGGGCCATTGCCTTCGTAGAAATGATGCCATTGCAGGAAAAAATGGAAAATGCTTTGCTCGAGCACTGAAAACATCCCGGCTCCGAACAATAAGCCCGCCCAAAAATTCCGTGAAGTGTGGACGCGCCGGTTTCTTGCTGTCGTAAGATCTGTCTTGCGTTCTGCCGAAACCATTCGATCCACCCCTTTTGAATTCCGTCCGTATCCGTCTTTCCATTTATACCCGCTATGCCGGCCCCTTAATCGTTATTGGCCGTTCAGTGCATTGCACGCCCAATACAATAGACATTGCCCTATCCGGCAGACCAATTACTTTACCCAAGGAGGCGATCCATTTGCAGAATTCAAAAACCATGCAAAGCGAAATCGGCGGCTATATTTCAACCGTCATCCGCGAACACTTCGGGAAAGGCCCGACATCTGTATTCGTGATCGTGAAACCACCCTTTGTCATCGTCCACCTCAGAGGTTTCCTAAGCCCGACA
Coding sequences:
- a CDS encoding ABC transporter ATP-binding protein — its product is MNVLEVRSLSKRFGTEQAVDGLGFELAEGSATALIGPNGAGKTTTLSMLAGLLEATAGEIQCKKNLSIGFLPQYPRFFPWLTALEFTEMAAKLSGVDSKKARQQAERTLGFVGLGQVANKKIGGFSGGMKQRLGLAQAMVHQPSLLLLDEPISSLDPTGRREVMELLKSLLGQTTILYSTHILNDAEEMTDQLLFLQNGRLVEHGSLNQVRSRYADPQIRIRFENTNAAERFVRESPWPAAIQGTAAIIPIKAEGPIMQDVFRFLSVKSLPVVGVEQQTASLEDIFLKVVAGK
- a CDS encoding PLDc N-terminal domain-containing protein, giving the protein MLDERTILLVLPILILQIALMIFALVDLIRNPNPNGPKWMWAAIIILLNIIGPILYFVIGRRNY
- the msrA gene encoding peptide-methionine (S)-S-oxide reductase MsrA, with protein sequence MENTIISALEQDLPDTMNLETATFGMGCFWSPDAQFGSLPGVIRTRTGYAGGTSDNPTYRQMGDHTETIQVAFNPEQIRFEEIVREFWRSHYPNRDAYKGRQYISLLFWQSEEQKYVIEKLKIEKEQQLNEPVETEIRPFDGFTEAEERHQKYYLKRYPKALEQLAELYPELGLLTPSTFAARLNGFVKGFGSRQQLLEEIDGWPINKEHRDALRQVLLKLKW
- a CDS encoding protein-L-isoaspartate(D-aspartate) O-methyltransferase, yielding MTARKQDITAYFRSLDRGSFMDRHQQDAGRDEALPIGYGQTISQPSLVLEMTVALDLEDHHKVLEIGTGSGFQTALLAAFSREVYTVEKIPQLAESAKKRLEAKGFENISFLLGDGSLGWSEHAPYDRIIVTAAASDIPKELVDQLANGGRMLIPVGNQYSQDLLAIDKSSDGRLEKTALEAVRFVPLKGKYEN
- a CDS encoding DUF2243 domain-containing protein, whose protein sequence is MVSAERKTDLTTARNRRVHTSRNFWAGLLFGAGMFSVLEQSIFHFFLQWHHFYEGNGPQAILTGEGIYQVIGWALTVFSLWIAADLARRKAFWPARFSGSALIGGGVLLVFDSLVFRLLLNLHTVRDTGDPVFYESLWLGTAAFLFLLGWSVLRNASKDSD